One region of Candidatus Acidiferrales bacterium genomic DNA includes:
- a CDS encoding M14 family zinc carboxypeptidase: protein MVTTGLSAADSDTPGRDPKQPVDEAYTQKIQKYTTEPYFTSPLVNYLPASKTVPTPEAVLGDIAGAPDILPYSSQVYQYMRMLAKASPRVKVFSIGHTEEGREMIAVAVTSEANMQHLEENRARLAQLADPRTIHLDDAVADKLVDGSVPVYYITGTIHSTETGAPTALMELAYRLAVDDSPYIQEIRDHVITLITPIVEVDGRDRMADLYRWHRAHLQENYPPLIYWGHYVAHDNNRDAMGMTLKLSQNVLNTFVGWDAQVLHDLHESVPYLYDNTAGDGPFNAWVDPILTNEWEILGWRNVQDMTKFGMPGVFTHGQFDTWSPGYLMFFAALHNGISRLYETFGNGGADTEQRTLGPDEYSRTWWRQNPPLPKVTWSQRDNNNYEETGLLTSLHFFSENRQMFLKNFYLKAKRSIQKPEEEGPTAYVMPADDPRTGAQAELLHILQLQHCEISRATAAFTVMMPARRSHERARAGTPQSAADNSAPQTTTLSFPAGSYIVRMDQPYSRIADSLLDYQYWSPDDPQKTPYDDTGWTFGELFDVKVARVTDPGVLSVPMERVTQIAPPSGVFGAGTVLAINDNADTALATLRYQLKDAQIEAAEEPFTADGHNFNRGTFLIQGVDSAALQKAVSDLGLQAYALSTAPSVKTHPVRAARVAILHTWLSTQTEGWWRQALDFMHVPYDYISTQTVAKNADLNSKYDVILFPPVGRFVSPDLIINGLPTAWGNPLPWKTTELTPNIGKLDSTDDMRPELGWDGVAHLQDFVNHGGVLVTVMDTANLAVALGLTHGVSIGRAPRERIIGSVVRTQIVDPASPIAYGYGDELSVYCYNGPVFDVSNVQGRGGFRRLGPGINGRATGRGTLDDPDFVVGRKNEAVPPKPVVEPWQAGPVTPEETRNNVGLIPPQYRPRVIFRYTDSRNLLVSGLVEGGEDIAQHASVIDVPMQSGHVVLFSNNPIYRGETWGSYSLVLNTILNFDNLSAGRKLDAR, encoded by the coding sequence TTGGTCACCACAGGCCTTTCCGCTGCGGACTCCGATACGCCGGGGCGAGACCCCAAACAGCCAGTTGACGAGGCCTACACGCAAAAGATTCAGAAGTACACCACGGAGCCGTACTTCACCTCGCCACTCGTCAATTACCTACCGGCATCGAAAACTGTGCCCACGCCGGAAGCTGTGCTGGGAGACATTGCTGGCGCACCGGATATCCTCCCGTATTCTTCGCAGGTTTATCAGTACATGCGCATGCTGGCTAAGGCCAGCCCGCGTGTGAAGGTTTTCTCCATCGGCCACACGGAAGAAGGGCGCGAGATGATTGCCGTCGCCGTGACGTCCGAGGCAAATATGCAGCATCTGGAGGAAAATCGCGCGCGCCTTGCGCAGCTCGCCGACCCCCGCACGATTCATCTGGACGATGCCGTGGCGGACAAGCTCGTTGACGGATCGGTTCCGGTCTACTACATCACAGGCACGATTCATTCGACGGAAACGGGTGCGCCGACAGCGCTGATGGAATTGGCTTATCGACTGGCCGTTGATGACAGTCCCTATATCCAAGAAATTCGCGACCACGTCATCACGCTGATTACGCCCATCGTCGAGGTCGACGGGCGCGACCGCATGGCCGATCTTTATCGCTGGCACCGTGCGCATTTGCAGGAGAATTATCCTCCGCTTATTTATTGGGGCCACTACGTGGCGCACGACAACAATCGTGATGCCATGGGAATGACGCTCAAGCTCAGCCAAAACGTCCTCAACACATTCGTTGGTTGGGATGCGCAAGTCTTGCATGACCTCCATGAGTCGGTGCCCTATCTTTACGACAACACCGCGGGCGATGGCCCTTTCAACGCCTGGGTTGATCCGATCCTCACAAATGAGTGGGAAATCCTCGGCTGGCGCAATGTACAGGACATGACCAAGTTCGGCATGCCAGGAGTCTTCACGCACGGTCAGTTCGACACTTGGTCGCCCGGCTATCTGATGTTCTTCGCCGCGCTGCACAACGGCATCAGCCGCCTTTATGAGACATTCGGCAATGGTGGGGCTGACACGGAACAACGCACGCTTGGCCCAGATGAATATTCGCGCACCTGGTGGCGGCAAAATCCTCCGCTGCCCAAGGTCACGTGGTCGCAGCGCGACAACAACAATTACGAAGAAACAGGTTTGCTGACCTCCCTGCACTTCTTCTCTGAGAATCGGCAGATGTTTCTGAAGAACTTCTACTTGAAGGCGAAGCGCTCTATCCAAAAGCCCGAGGAGGAAGGCCCAACCGCTTATGTTATGCCGGCGGATGATCCGCGCACCGGAGCCCAGGCCGAATTGCTGCACATCCTACAGTTGCAGCACTGTGAGATTTCTCGTGCTACAGCTGCTTTCACAGTGATGATGCCCGCGAGAAGATCTCATGAGCGCGCCCGCGCTGGCACTCCGCAATCCGCTGCGGATAATTCCGCTCCGCAAACCACGACGCTCAGCTTCCCGGCGGGCAGCTATATCGTTCGCATGGATCAACCCTATTCCCGCATTGCCGATTCTTTGCTCGATTATCAATATTGGAGCCCGGACGACCCACAAAAAACTCCGTATGACGATACGGGCTGGACTTTCGGTGAATTGTTCGATGTCAAAGTCGCGCGCGTCACCGATCCGGGCGTTCTTTCCGTTCCCATGGAACGTGTCACGCAAATCGCTCCGCCGAGCGGCGTTTTCGGCGCGGGAACGGTGCTCGCCATCAATGACAATGCAGATACAGCCCTCGCCACTTTGCGTTATCAGTTGAAAGACGCGCAAATTGAAGCGGCGGAAGAGCCCTTCACGGCCGACGGACATAATTTCAATCGCGGCACGTTTTTGATTCAAGGAGTGGACAGTGCGGCCCTGCAGAAAGCCGTCTCGGATTTGGGTTTGCAGGCGTACGCGTTGAGCACGGCACCTTCAGTGAAGACGCACCCCGTGCGCGCTGCCCGCGTTGCTATCCTCCATACATGGCTCAGCACGCAGACGGAAGGTTGGTGGCGTCAAGCTCTCGACTTTATGCATGTCCCGTATGACTACATCAGCACGCAAACCGTCGCGAAGAATGCCGATCTCAATTCAAAATACGACGTCATCCTCTTTCCACCAGTTGGCCGCTTCGTGAGCCCGGATTTAATTATCAATGGCCTGCCGACGGCTTGGGGCAACCCACTTCCCTGGAAAACTACCGAGCTCACTCCGAATATTGGCAAACTCGATTCCACGGACGACATGCGCCCAGAACTCGGCTGGGATGGTGTCGCGCACTTGCAAGATTTTGTTAATCACGGCGGCGTGTTGGTCACCGTGATGGACACGGCCAATCTGGCCGTAGCTCTGGGCCTCACGCACGGGGTCTCGATAGGTCGTGCGCCGCGCGAACGCATCATCGGCAGTGTCGTGCGCACACAAATTGTCGACCCCGCAAGCCCGATTGCTTACGGCTACGGCGACGAGCTTTCCGTTTACTGCTATAACGGTCCGGTATTCGACGTAAGCAACGTTCAGGGCCGCGGCGGTTTTCGCCGGCTTGGCCCGGGAATCAACGGGCGCGCAACCGGCCGGGGAACGCTGGACGACCCCGATTTTGTGGTTGGTCGCAAGAACGAAGCAGTGCCGCCAAAGCCTGTCGTTGAACCTTGGCAGGCCGGGCCGGTGACGCCGGAAGAGACACGAAACAACGTCGGCCTGATTCCCCCGCAATATCGTCCGCGGGTTATTTTCCGTTATACCGATAGCCGTAATCTTCTGGTTTCCGGCCTTGTCGAAGGTGGCGAGGACATCGCGCAGCATGCGAGCGTCATCGATGTGCCCATGCAATCCGGCCACGTCGTGCTGTTCTCGAATAACCCGATTTATCGCGGCGAAACTTGGGGAAGTTATTCGCTTGTCCTGAACACAATCCTGAATTTCGACAATTTGAGCGCGGGAAGAAAGCTGGACGCGCGCTAG
- a CDS encoding L-lactate permease: protein MLFSFVLVWPQPLEPAGSLWLSALAAIVPLAVVLTLMGGLRKSGLFSSACGLVVAGVMAIFVWRMPFVLELWSVVYGLIYALWSIMWIVFAALWLYNLTVETGHFESLRRWMTQNASGDACIQAVLVAFCFGALLEGTAGFGAPVAITAFLLVGMGFAPRRAILISLIADTAPVAFGALGIPIVALAAVTGIDLMKLSSMEGRQLPFLSAILPAYLVWVVARGKGLKRAWPAAMVAGISFALAQYFVSNFWGPWAADIIAALASIAALVLLLRFWKPLAVDSSNPAKSPNRQNFPISSREAFSAWLPWILLSGVMVLWSYLKVFAKGQITFEIPHLHNAILITLYGQPYAARYSFQPLAAGTAVLAAAILTALCLRVRPKTFANAGIKTLRQLRVAGLTVLLIVALAYLYNYSGMAYTLGAAVAHAGRFFPVLSSYVGWVACFLSGSDTASNLLFGNLQVVAAHQLHLNPVLMAATNSSGAITGKMISPQNIAVGVTTVGLIGEEGKVLRSAFWHSIFFALLIGLLALAQVHWLSWMVP from the coding sequence ATGCTTTTCTCATTCGTTCTCGTTTGGCCACAACCTCTTGAGCCGGCAGGCTCGCTTTGGCTCTCTGCTCTTGCTGCGATTGTCCCGCTAGCGGTTGTTCTGACGCTGATGGGGGGATTGCGCAAGAGCGGTCTTTTCTCTTCCGCGTGCGGGCTGGTCGTAGCTGGTGTTATGGCGATCTTCGTGTGGCGAATGCCGTTTGTGCTCGAGCTTTGGAGTGTCGTCTACGGCTTGATCTATGCGCTGTGGTCTATCATGTGGATCGTGTTCGCCGCGCTTTGGCTGTATAACCTGACGGTCGAAACAGGCCACTTTGAATCGCTCCGGCGTTGGATGACGCAGAACGCATCCGGCGATGCTTGTATCCAGGCCGTTCTGGTCGCTTTCTGCTTTGGCGCCCTGCTCGAAGGCACGGCCGGTTTCGGAGCCCCAGTCGCGATTACAGCTTTCCTTCTCGTTGGCATGGGATTTGCGCCTCGCCGGGCCATTTTGATTTCACTCATCGCCGATACTGCTCCTGTGGCATTCGGCGCGCTTGGCATTCCCATCGTCGCGCTGGCCGCGGTGACGGGAATCGACCTGATGAAACTTTCGTCCATGGAGGGAAGACAGCTTCCTTTTCTTTCAGCCATCCTGCCTGCATATCTGGTTTGGGTGGTGGCGCGCGGCAAAGGGTTGAAGCGCGCATGGCCAGCGGCGATGGTTGCAGGAATCAGTTTCGCGCTTGCGCAATATTTCGTCTCTAACTTCTGGGGCCCTTGGGCCGCGGACATCATCGCCGCATTGGCGTCGATTGCGGCACTGGTTCTTTTGCTGCGTTTCTGGAAACCCCTCGCGGTAGACAGTTCGAATCCGGCGAAATCTCCCAACCGGCAGAATTTTCCGATCTCCTCCCGTGAAGCGTTCAGTGCCTGGTTGCCGTGGATTCTTCTGTCCGGCGTCATGGTCTTGTGGTCGTACCTTAAGGTTTTCGCGAAGGGACAGATAACGTTCGAAATCCCGCATCTTCACAATGCAATTCTTATTACGCTCTATGGCCAGCCTTACGCGGCCCGCTATTCTTTCCAGCCGCTGGCCGCTGGCACTGCGGTTCTCGCGGCGGCTATCCTCACAGCGCTTTGCCTTCGGGTGCGGCCCAAGACGTTCGCCAACGCCGGAATAAAAACGCTACGTCAGCTTCGCGTCGCTGGTCTCACCGTGCTGCTCATCGTCGCGCTGGCCTATCTTTACAATTATTCCGGCATGGCCTACACACTCGGCGCTGCGGTCGCTCATGCAGGACGCTTCTTCCCAGTGCTAAGCAGTTACGTTGGCTGGGTTGCATGTTTTCTGAGCGGCAGCGATACTGCGAGCAATCTGCTTTTTGGCAATTTGCAAGTCGTCGCTGCGCACCAATTGCATTTGAATCCTGTGCTGATGGCCGCGACCAACTCCTCCGGCGCGATTACGGGAAAGATGATCTCGCCGCAAAATATCGCTGTTGGCGTCACCACCGTCGGCCTTATCGGCGAAGAAGGCAAGGTCCTTCGCTCTGCTTTCTGGCACAGTATATTTTTTGCATTACTGATTGGCCTGCTCGCGCTTGCGCAAGTCCACTGGCTCAGCTGGATGGTCCCATAA
- a CDS encoding GNAT family N-acetyltransferase, translating into MSSTDAFKVRPLQITDQEVWLPLWLGYQKFYKEQIPEATTRMTWRRLLDPREPMFGAIALAGDQAVGIVHWIFHRSCWTVENYCYLQDLFVAEDKRGAGIGRKLIEHVYAVARAARCSRVYWLTHETNTDAMLLYDRIAGRSGFVQYNKNLT; encoded by the coding sequence ATGAGTTCCACGGACGCTTTCAAAGTGAGGCCGCTGCAAATCACGGATCAGGAGGTTTGGCTGCCTCTATGGCTCGGCTACCAGAAGTTTTACAAGGAGCAGATTCCTGAGGCAACGACTCGCATGACGTGGAGGCGCCTTCTCGATCCGCGCGAACCGATGTTTGGCGCCATCGCATTAGCTGGCGACCAGGCTGTGGGCATCGTGCACTGGATTTTTCACCGCTCCTGCTGGACCGTTGAGAATTATTGCTATCTGCAGGATCTTTTCGTCGCGGAAGACAAGCGTGGCGCAGGAATCGGACGCAAACTGATCGAACACGTATATGCCGTCGCTCGCGCGGCTAGGTGCTCGCGTGTCTATTGGTTGACGCACGAGACGAATACGGACGCAATGCTGCTTTACGATCGCATTGCAGGGCGGTCCGGTTTCGTCCAATACAACAAAAACCTCACGTAA
- a CDS encoding M14 family zinc carboxypeptidase, whose amino-acid sequence MTRKSSFSKLAACLAILPLFFFCPNVSANGSVTANSAHKTSTKTKKKSAEPAVQAMDADYTAKIKEYTTEPYLSTPLVDHLPASSTVPSPDKVLGYIIGTPNKLTHVADIYRYYHALEKASPRVRTFITGKSEEGRDFMVVAISDERNIAQLDHYRDITAKLADSRKITPDQATELEQTGKPFYWLSGSIHSPETGSPEMLMELAYRLAVEDSPMIDQIRKNVIVLITPVLEVDGRDREVDLYNWEKANPDKQAPSLIYWGHYVAHDNNRDGIAMALQLSKIQMKTFFTWHPQVLHDLHESIPFLYISTGTGPYNAWLDPIVESEWQELAFNEVQQMTAYGVPGVWTHGFYDGWAPNYMMFAEAGHNGIGRFYETFGGRGADTSVQTISPADTSINWYRPNPPMPKINWSIRDNVNLQQSALLIGLNYMAQRPEQFLARFYNMSRRSVAKATTEGPAAYAVVNDGKRPALDAHLARLLQDQGVEVARLEKAVTVTSPTFADPFADGQTTDRKSADGKMSGDNSDQRSHGGMNPAEKPPATTTIPAGSYIIRMDQPYSREADMLLDTQYYSIHDPTPYDDTGWTLGPLMDVTTVRITDPSILKAPMTLIDGPARATGQIDGGGGSFIINADAEPALATLRFRLADVKMFAAEDSFQADGQDFHVGSFIIPADGNPSNLRDELSSAAKDLGLEIHATSANISVTRHPLETPRIALVHNWMNTQPEGWYRLALEACKVPYSYISEAVVRETPDLRAKYDVIILPPSMPNLARLINGVPLRMLPDGSVAGNAIPWEKSDLTPSFGLGADQTGDIRGGFDFSGLANLKTFVDNGGLLITISSSSVIPVNTGITDTVSIVPTPQLHARGAIFNATVEDPRDAITYGYDSKVPVYFNQAPVFRVSLTGGGGGFGGGGEDGGMGGRTSGRGSLTDPDVPQGRPYVAPPPADHRTRAEQELYVPPGAREYVSAYIPPKPLWPHVVLRFADEKNLWVSGMLDGGQALAQSPAIVDVPVGRGHVVLFAINPMWRQITQGSFMLLLNAAMNYDHLTDTAGPR is encoded by the coding sequence ATGACAAGAAAGAGTTCTTTTTCAAAGCTCGCTGCCTGCCTTGCGATTTTGCCGCTGTTTTTCTTCTGCCCGAATGTCAGCGCGAATGGTTCCGTGACGGCCAATTCCGCTCACAAGACATCGACAAAAACAAAAAAGAAAAGCGCCGAGCCTGCTGTGCAGGCAATGGACGCGGACTACACCGCAAAAATCAAAGAATACACGACGGAGCCTTATCTTTCGACGCCGCTCGTTGACCACCTCCCTGCGTCGAGCACCGTCCCTTCACCCGACAAGGTTCTCGGATACATCATCGGCACACCGAACAAGCTTACCCACGTGGCGGATATTTATCGCTACTACCATGCGCTCGAAAAGGCTTCGCCGCGCGTCCGCACCTTCATCACTGGCAAGAGCGAAGAGGGACGCGATTTTATGGTCGTCGCCATCAGCGATGAACGCAACATCGCCCAACTCGACCATTATCGTGATATCACCGCAAAGTTAGCCGACTCGCGGAAAATTACCCCCGATCAAGCAACGGAACTCGAGCAAACCGGCAAGCCTTTCTACTGGCTTTCTGGCTCAATTCACTCACCAGAAACTGGCTCGCCCGAAATGCTGATGGAGCTTGCGTATCGGCTGGCCGTCGAAGATTCACCGATGATCGATCAGATTCGCAAGAACGTCATCGTGCTCATCACACCTGTTCTCGAAGTGGATGGACGTGATCGCGAAGTGGATCTCTACAACTGGGAAAAAGCCAATCCCGATAAACAGGCGCCGAGCCTGATTTACTGGGGTCACTACGTCGCGCATGACAACAATCGCGATGGCATCGCCATGGCGTTGCAGCTTTCAAAGATCCAGATGAAGACGTTTTTCACCTGGCATCCGCAGGTCCTTCACGATTTGCACGAATCTATTCCTTTCCTTTACATCTCCACCGGCACAGGGCCGTACAACGCCTGGCTCGATCCGATTGTGGAGAGCGAATGGCAGGAGCTTGCCTTCAATGAAGTACAGCAGATGACCGCGTATGGTGTTCCCGGTGTTTGGACGCACGGCTTCTATGACGGCTGGGCGCCGAACTACATGATGTTCGCGGAGGCAGGGCACAACGGCATCGGACGTTTCTATGAAACATTCGGTGGCCGCGGCGCGGATACATCCGTACAGACCATTTCCCCGGCGGACACGAGCATCAACTGGTATCGGCCCAATCCTCCGATGCCGAAAATCAACTGGTCCATCCGAGACAATGTCAACCTGCAGCAGAGTGCTCTGCTCATCGGATTGAATTATATGGCGCAGCGGCCGGAGCAATTCCTCGCTCGCTTTTACAACATGAGTCGGCGTTCCGTCGCTAAAGCGACCACTGAAGGGCCGGCCGCCTACGCCGTCGTGAATGACGGCAAGCGCCCTGCGCTCGACGCGCACCTCGCGCGTCTCTTGCAAGACCAAGGTGTCGAAGTCGCGCGTTTGGAAAAGGCGGTAACGGTGACTTCACCCACCTTCGCCGATCCTTTTGCCGACGGACAAACAACCGACAGAAAGTCTGCCGATGGCAAGATGTCCGGCGACAATTCCGATCAAAGGTCACACGGAGGCATGAATCCCGCGGAAAAACCTCCCGCGACAACGACGATCCCTGCGGGCAGCTATATCATCCGCATGGACCAACCATACAGCCGTGAAGCCGATATGCTTCTCGACACGCAGTATTACTCCATTCACGATCCCACGCCCTATGACGACACGGGCTGGACTCTCGGCCCGCTCATGGATGTCACCACAGTGCGCATTACGGATCCGTCCATTCTGAAAGCTCCGATGACGCTCATCGATGGGCCTGCGCGTGCCACCGGACAAATCGACGGAGGCGGAGGATCTTTCATCATCAACGCCGATGCCGAACCGGCGCTTGCTACTCTTCGCTTCCGATTAGCTGACGTGAAGATGTTCGCCGCAGAGGATTCATTCCAGGCGGACGGCCAGGATTTTCACGTCGGCTCGTTCATCATTCCCGCAGACGGCAATCCGTCCAATCTTCGCGACGAGCTTTCTTCCGCTGCGAAGGATCTCGGCCTGGAGATTCACGCGACCTCGGCAAACATTTCCGTAACGCGTCATCCGCTAGAGACGCCGCGCATCGCCTTGGTGCACAACTGGATGAACACGCAGCCGGAAGGTTGGTATCGCCTTGCTCTCGAAGCATGCAAGGTGCCGTATTCCTATATCTCAGAGGCAGTCGTCCGCGAGACACCGGACCTGCGTGCAAAATACGATGTGATTATCCTTCCGCCATCCATGCCAAATCTTGCGCGCCTCATCAATGGCGTTCCTCTGCGGATGCTCCCGGATGGCAGCGTGGCTGGAAATGCGATTCCATGGGAAAAGTCCGATTTGACTCCGAGCTTCGGCCTTGGCGCGGATCAAACGGGCGATATTCGCGGCGGATTCGATTTTTCGGGCCTCGCGAATTTGAAAACATTTGTCGACAACGGAGGTTTGCTCATCACCATCAGCAGCAGCTCCGTGATTCCCGTGAACACAGGAATCACCGATACTGTCTCGATCGTCCCCACGCCGCAATTGCACGCGCGCGGCGCAATTTTTAACGCGACGGTGGAGGATCCGCGCGATGCGATTACCTACGGATACGATTCCAAGGTTCCAGTTTATTTCAACCAAGCGCCGGTGTTTCGCGTTTCGCTCACCGGCGGCGGTGGCGGATTCGGGGGTGGCGGTGAAGACGGCGGAATGGGTGGACGTACCAGCGGACGCGGCTCTCTCACCGATCCCGATGTTCCGCAGGGCCGTCCGTACGTCGCTCCACCGCCGGCTGATCACCGGACACGCGCGGAGCAGGAGCTTTACGTTCCGCCGGGAGCAAGGGAATACGTGAGCGCCTATATCCCTCCGAAGCCGCTGTGGCCACACGTCGTGTTGCGTTTCGCGGACGAGAAAAATCTCTGGGTCAGCGGGATGTTGGACGGAGGACAGGCACTTGCGCAGTCACCCGCCATCGTAGATGTGCCTGTAGGTCGCGGCCACGTCGTTTTGTTCGCGATCAATCCGATGTGGCGGCAAATCACGCAAGGCAGCTTCATGCTACTGCTTAACGCAGCGATGAACTATGACCATCTGACCGACACGGCGGGTCCCCGATGA
- a CDS encoding GNAT family N-acetyltransferase, producing MLTHEWSLSERSVNIHESEIFDEAAILPSLGTYGLNPSIMGKSHEENEPVMESLDHVTVANNEEAHRFEARLAGETAGITYRRIGDQIVFLHTEVPAKFEGKGVATKLVRTALDFARMNHLRVIPLCPFVASYIRKHAEYQDLLSQSQRDRLLAEPN from the coding sequence GTGTTAACTCATGAGTGGAGCCTATCAGAGAGATCGGTAAACATCCACGAGAGTGAAATTTTTGATGAAGCGGCAATTCTTCCGTCCCTCGGCACTTATGGGTTGAATCCCTCGATAATGGGTAAAAGCCACGAAGAAAACGAGCCCGTGATGGAATCTCTGGATCATGTGACTGTGGCAAACAATGAAGAAGCTCATCGCTTTGAAGCCAGATTGGCCGGCGAAACCGCTGGTATCACCTATCGGCGCATAGGGGATCAAATTGTGTTTCTGCATACGGAAGTGCCTGCAAAATTCGAAGGAAAAGGCGTAGCCACAAAACTGGTTCGAACCGCGCTTGATTTTGCGCGCATGAATCATCTTCGAGTCATTCCGTTGTGCCCATTTGTGGCAAGCTACATTCGTAAGCATGCGGAGTATCAGGATCTACTCTCACAGAGCCAGCGAGATCGCCTTTTGGCCGAGCCAAATTGA
- a CDS encoding OsmC family protein, protein MARKATAVWNGMLRDGSGTISTESGVLSKANYSFTSRFENGKGTNPEELIAAAHAGCFSMALSAQLGNAGLKPETIETTAAVTLEKQGDSFSITKIHLDVKARIPNADKAAFEKAAEAAKAGCPVSKVLKANITMTAQLENQRASGA, encoded by the coding sequence ATGGCAAGGAAAGCAACGGCAGTCTGGAACGGTATGCTTCGCGATGGAAGCGGCACGATTTCGACGGAAAGCGGCGTGCTCTCGAAGGCGAATTATTCTTTCACTTCCCGATTTGAAAATGGCAAAGGAACAAATCCAGAAGAATTGATTGCTGCGGCGCACGCAGGATGCTTCAGCATGGCTCTCTCCGCGCAGCTCGGCAATGCGGGGCTTAAGCCAGAGACGATTGAAACGACGGCTGCAGTCACGCTCGAAAAACAGGGAGACAGTTTCTCGATCACGAAGATTCATCTCGACGTAAAAGCTCGCATTCCCAACGCCGACAAAGCAGCCTTTGAGAAAGCTGCCGAAGCCGCTAAGGCTGGCTGCCCAGTCTCGAAAGTCCTGAAAGCGAATATCACGATGACAGCGCAACTCGAGAATCAACGTGCAAGCGGAGCATGA